Proteins from a genomic interval of Geodermatophilus obscurus DSM 43160:
- a CDS encoding VOC family protein has protein sequence MPHRSRLAVLMLDLPPDLHDAGRAFWSGATGHEASPDPSDENWSSLGAFAGGFHLEVQRTGHGTPPRWHVDVETDDVDAEVARLEALGARRIADMGGFWQMKDPAGMVFDVVGVQTGEDFERHARTWP, from the coding sequence ATGCCGCACCGTTCGCGCCTGGCCGTCCTCATGCTCGACCTGCCCCCCGACCTGCACGACGCCGGGCGGGCCTTCTGGTCCGGCGCCACCGGTCACGAGGCGTCCCCGGACCCCTCGGACGAGAACTGGTCGTCGCTGGGCGCCTTCGCCGGCGGCTTCCACCTCGAGGTCCAGCGCACCGGGCACGGGACGCCGCCACGCTGGCACGTCGACGTGGAGACCGACGACGTCGACGCGGAGGTGGCCCGGCTGGAGGCCCTGGGGGCGCGGCGGATCGCGGACATGGGCGGCTTCTGGCAGATGAAGGACCCCGCCGGCATGGTCTTCGACGTCGTCGGCGTCCAGACCGGGGAGGACTTCGAGCGGCACGCCAGGACCTGGCCCTGA
- a CDS encoding DUF3090 family protein, which yields MPRQLHLFDRPSRFVAGTVGQPGDRTFYLQAADAAGRVVSVALEKAQVQVLADRMNELLDEVATRPGSVVPPDAEVDDLEPLTAPVDEEFRVAAMGLAWDGEAQAVVVEAVAAGDEPVEEDVILSDSEEGPDALRVTITPAAARAFVVRARRVVAAGRPACPLCSLPLDPAGHVCPRQNGYRR from the coding sequence GTGCCGCGCCAGCTCCACCTCTTCGACCGCCCGTCCCGGTTCGTCGCCGGCACGGTGGGCCAGCCCGGCGACCGCACCTTCTACCTCCAGGCCGCCGACGCTGCGGGCCGCGTGGTCAGCGTGGCGCTGGAGAAGGCGCAGGTCCAGGTGCTCGCCGACCGGATGAACGAGCTGCTCGACGAGGTCGCCACCCGTCCGGGCTCCGTCGTCCCGCCGGACGCCGAGGTCGACGACCTGGAGCCGCTCACCGCCCCGGTCGACGAGGAGTTCCGGGTCGCGGCAATGGGCCTGGCGTGGGACGGCGAGGCGCAGGCCGTCGTCGTCGAGGCCGTGGCCGCCGGCGACGAGCCCGTCGAGGAGGACGTCATCCTCTCCGACAGCGAGGAGGGCCCGGACGCGCTGCGGGTGACCATCACCCCGGCCGCCGCCCGCGCCTTCGTCGTCCGGGCGCGCCGCGTGGTGGCCGCCGGCCGCCCGGCGTGCCCGCTGTGCTCGCTGCCGCTGGACCCCGCCGGGCACGTGTGCCCGCGGCAGAACGGCTACCGCCGCTGA
- a CDS encoding aldo/keto reductase: MEQRALGRSGLVVSRLALGTMTWGRDTDEDEAAMQLTAFVDAGGTLVDTADVYCDGDSERTLGRLLSDVVPRSDVLVATKAVGRTAPGPMGRGASRGHLLAALDASLERLGTDHVDLWQLHSWDDTAPLEETLAACDAAVSSGRVRYVGISNFTGWQTAQAVTWQRAWPGRVPVVSTQVEYSLLQRGVEREVVPAAEALGLGVLAWSPLGRGLLTGKYRQGPPAESRGASPQWQGFIDGLRSATADRIVEAVVTAAQGLGTTPLAVALAWVRDRPGVTAPVVGARTAQQLQASLDADAVRLPAAIRTALEDVSAPYFGYPERRFDR; encoded by the coding sequence GTGGAACAACGCGCGCTGGGGCGCAGCGGCCTGGTGGTCTCGCGCCTGGCACTGGGCACCATGACCTGGGGCCGCGACACCGACGAGGACGAGGCCGCGATGCAGCTGACGGCGTTCGTCGACGCCGGCGGCACGCTGGTGGACACCGCCGACGTCTACTGCGACGGGGACAGCGAGCGCACCCTGGGCCGGCTGCTGTCCGACGTCGTCCCCCGTTCCGACGTGCTGGTCGCCACCAAGGCCGTCGGGCGCACCGCGCCGGGGCCGATGGGCCGCGGCGCCTCCCGCGGGCACCTGCTGGCCGCGCTGGACGCCTCGCTGGAGCGCCTGGGCACCGACCACGTCGACCTGTGGCAGCTGCACTCCTGGGACGACACGGCCCCGCTGGAGGAGACCCTCGCCGCCTGCGACGCCGCCGTCTCCTCCGGCCGGGTGCGCTACGTCGGGATCAGCAACTTCACCGGCTGGCAGACCGCGCAGGCCGTCACCTGGCAGCGCGCCTGGCCCGGCCGGGTGCCCGTCGTCAGCACCCAGGTGGAGTACTCGCTGCTGCAGCGCGGCGTCGAGCGCGAGGTCGTGCCCGCCGCGGAGGCGCTGGGGCTGGGCGTGCTGGCCTGGTCCCCGCTGGGCCGCGGGCTGCTCACCGGCAAGTACCGGCAGGGCCCGCCGGCGGAGTCCCGCGGCGCGTCCCCGCAGTGGCAGGGCTTCATCGACGGGCTGCGCTCGGCGACCGCCGACCGGATCGTCGAGGCGGTGGTCACCGCAGCCCAGGGGCTGGGCACCACGCCGCTGGCCGTGGCGCTGGCGTGGGTGCGCGACCGCCCCGGCGTCACCGCGCCGGTGGTCGGGGCGCGGACCGCGCAGCAGCTGCAGGCCTCGCTGGACGCCGACGCCGTGCGGCTGCCCGCGGCCATCCGCACCGCGCTCGAGGACGTCTCGGCGCCCTACTTCGGCTACCCCGAGCGGAGGTTCGACAGGTGA
- a CDS encoding SCO1664 family protein: protein MTERPADPAADLRPPADDAEARALLLEGEIDLEGRMLDASNVTLVGYVRTGELVAECVYKPVAGERPLWDFPDGTLAGREVSAALVSDATGWRVVPPTVLRDGPFGPGMVQLWVDGDPDVDLAAFVRSDHPGLRRMAVFDAVVNNADRKGGHIIPTSDGHVFGVDHGICFSVDPKLRTLLWRWAGKPLPGEAVEVLERLTGDLLGDLGEQLHEHLTRREVRRTQQRVAELLRTGRHPQPSGDWPALPWPPF, encoded by the coding sequence ATGACCGAGCGCCCCGCCGACCCCGCCGCGGACCTGCGTCCCCCGGCCGACGACGCCGAGGCACGCGCCCTGCTGCTCGAGGGCGAGATCGACCTCGAGGGCCGGATGCTCGACGCCAGCAACGTCACCCTGGTCGGGTACGTGCGCACCGGCGAGCTCGTGGCCGAGTGCGTCTACAAGCCCGTCGCCGGCGAGCGGCCGCTGTGGGACTTCCCCGACGGCACCCTCGCCGGGCGCGAGGTGTCCGCCGCGCTGGTGTCGGACGCGACGGGCTGGCGGGTGGTGCCGCCGACCGTGCTGCGCGACGGCCCGTTCGGCCCGGGCATGGTGCAGCTGTGGGTGGACGGCGACCCCGACGTCGACCTGGCCGCCTTCGTCCGCTCCGACCACCCCGGCCTGCGCCGCATGGCGGTGTTCGACGCCGTCGTCAACAACGCCGACCGCAAGGGCGGGCACATCATCCCGACCTCCGACGGGCACGTCTTCGGCGTCGACCACGGCATCTGCTTCTCCGTCGACCCCAAGCTGCGCACCCTGCTGTGGCGCTGGGCCGGGAAGCCGCTGCCGGGGGAGGCGGTGGAGGTGCTGGAGCGGCTCACCGGCGACCTGCTCGGCGACCTCGGCGAGCAGCTGCACGAGCACCTGACCCGGCGCGAGGTGCGCCGCACCCAGCAGCGGGTCGCCGAGCTGCTGCGCACCGGCCGGCACCCGCAGCCCAGCGGCGACTGGCCCGCGCTGCCCTGGCCGCCCTTCTGA
- a CDS encoding PAC2 family protein, which produces MIDPKSTPEDLPRLDDPVVVVAFEGWNDAGDAATGALEHLELIWDATPLAALDPEDYYDFQVNRPTVSLIGGVSRRVEWPTTRISVARPPGSERDVVLIRGIEPNMRWRSFCEELIELCQELDARTVVGLGALLADTPHTRPTPVFGSAYDAESAEKWGLDTSRYEGPTGILGVFQDACVQSGLPAISFWASVPHYVSQPPSPRATVALLRRVEEVLELTVPLGALPQQAEEWVKTVDEMANEDAEVVEYVRSLEERATESDLSEANGDQIAREFERYLRRRGGTA; this is translated from the coding sequence GTGATCGACCCGAAGTCCACCCCTGAGGACCTGCCCCGGCTCGACGACCCGGTGGTGGTCGTCGCCTTCGAGGGCTGGAACGACGCCGGGGACGCCGCCACCGGGGCGCTGGAGCACCTGGAGCTCATCTGGGACGCCACGCCGCTCGCCGCGCTGGACCCCGAGGACTACTACGACTTCCAGGTCAACCGGCCGACGGTCTCGCTGATCGGCGGGGTCAGCCGCCGGGTCGAGTGGCCCACCACGCGCATCTCCGTGGCCCGCCCGCCGGGCTCGGAGCGGGACGTCGTCCTGATCCGCGGGATCGAGCCCAACATGCGCTGGCGCAGCTTCTGCGAGGAGCTCATCGAGCTGTGCCAGGAGCTCGACGCGCGCACCGTGGTCGGTCTCGGCGCCCTGCTGGCCGACACGCCGCACACCCGCCCGACCCCGGTCTTCGGCTCGGCCTACGACGCGGAGTCGGCCGAGAAGTGGGGCCTGGACACCTCCCGCTACGAGGGGCCCACCGGCATCCTCGGGGTCTTCCAGGACGCCTGCGTGCAGTCCGGGCTGCCGGCGATCAGCTTCTGGGCCTCCGTGCCGCACTACGTCTCCCAGCCGCCGTCCCCGCGGGCCACGGTCGCGTTGCTGCGGCGCGTGGAGGAGGTCCTCGAGCTCACGGTGCCGCTGGGCGCGCTGCCGCAGCAGGCCGAGGAGTGGGTGAAGACCGTCGACGAGATGGCCAACGAGGACGCCGAGGTCGTCGAGTACGTCCGCTCGCTCGAGGAGCGCGCCACCGAGTCCGACCTGTCCGAGGCCAACGGCGACCAGATCGCCCGCGAGTTCGAGAGGTATCTGCGCCGCCGTGGCGGCACGGCCTGA
- the mshC gene encoding cysteine--1-D-myo-inosityl 2-amino-2-deoxy-alpha-D-glucopyranoside ligase: MLAWPAPLLPTLPGSGPVLTLHDTARGEVVPTTPDTTARMYVCGITPYDATHLGHAATYLAFDLVNRVWRDAGHAVHYVQNVTDIDDPLLERAERDGEDWVVLGMRETALFREDMTALRVLPPDDYVGAVESVPRIVAHVETLLDEGLAYVLDDGTGDVYHDIAQAPGFGSESGYDEATMLRFSAERGGDPDRPGKRNRLDPMLWRGRRPGEPSWPGPRGVAGRPGWHIECATIALETIGMGFDVQGGGSDLVFPHHEFSAVHAEALTATVTGEKLPFARAYVHAAMIGLDGEKMSKSRGNLVFVSKLRGEGVDPMAIRLALLAGHYRTDRAWTPDLLAGAEQRLATWRRAVTRDAGAPAAEVLQGLRERLADDLDSPGAIALVDAWAERTLAATADEQEEGAPTIVCDAVDALLGVALQGC, encoded by the coding sequence GTGCTCGCCTGGCCCGCTCCGCTCCTCCCGACCCTCCCGGGCTCAGGTCCGGTCCTCACGCTGCACGACACCGCGCGCGGCGAGGTGGTCCCCACCACTCCGGACACGACGGCGCGGATGTACGTCTGCGGCATCACGCCCTACGACGCCACGCACCTCGGCCACGCCGCCACCTACCTGGCCTTCGACCTGGTGAACCGGGTGTGGCGGGACGCCGGCCACGCCGTCCACTACGTGCAGAACGTCACCGACATCGACGACCCGCTGCTGGAGCGGGCCGAGCGGGACGGCGAGGACTGGGTCGTGCTCGGGATGCGCGAGACCGCGCTGTTCCGCGAGGACATGACCGCGCTGCGGGTGCTGCCGCCCGACGACTACGTCGGCGCGGTGGAGTCGGTGCCGCGGATCGTCGCCCACGTCGAGACGCTGCTGGACGAGGGGCTGGCGTACGTGCTCGACGACGGCACCGGCGACGTCTACCACGACATCGCGCAGGCCCCCGGCTTCGGCAGCGAGTCCGGCTACGACGAGGCCACCATGCTGCGGTTCTCGGCCGAGCGCGGCGGCGACCCCGACCGCCCCGGCAAGCGCAACCGGCTGGACCCGATGCTGTGGCGCGGCCGGCGGCCGGGGGAGCCGTCCTGGCCGGGCCCGCGGGGCGTCGCCGGGCGCCCCGGCTGGCACATCGAGTGCGCCACAATCGCGCTGGAGACGATCGGGATGGGTTTCGACGTCCAGGGCGGCGGCAGCGACCTGGTGTTCCCGCACCACGAGTTCTCCGCCGTCCACGCCGAGGCGCTGACCGCCACGGTGACGGGGGAGAAGCTGCCCTTCGCCCGGGCCTACGTGCACGCCGCGATGATCGGCCTGGACGGCGAGAAGATGAGCAAGAGCCGCGGCAACCTGGTCTTCGTCTCCAAGCTGCGTGGCGAGGGCGTCGACCCGATGGCCATCCGGCTGGCGCTGCTGGCCGGCCACTACCGCACCGACCGCGCCTGGACGCCGGACCTGCTGGCCGGCGCCGAGCAGCGGCTGGCCACCTGGCGCCGCGCCGTGACCCGCGACGCCGGCGCCCCGGCCGCCGAGGTGCTGCAGGGCCTGCGCGAGCGGCTCGCCGATGACCTGGACAGCCCCGGCGCCATCGCCCTGGTCGACGCGTGGGCCGAGCGGACCCTCGCGGCCACGGCGGACGAGCAGGAGGAGGGCGCCCCGACGATCGTGTGCGACGCCGTCGACGCCCTGCTGGGCGTGGCGCTCCAGGGGTGCTGA
- a CDS encoding MarR family transcriptional regulator, with amino-acid sequence MAEGRQAPATVHRLRALTLLLDAAGAAFAARNGLSATDVRALVCLLDRERAGVPASPTWLAGQLRVTTASVTALLDRLERAGHVRRVPRSDDRRRVDVLVQDSAKELGWAFFGPLVNATAAVLDRRSAAERAVIDAFLDDMVAAVDAAAGER; translated from the coding sequence ATGGCGGAGGGGAGGCAGGCGCCGGCCACCGTGCACCGGCTGCGCGCGCTCACGCTGCTGCTCGACGCGGCGGGTGCCGCCTTCGCCGCGCGGAACGGACTCAGCGCCACCGACGTCCGCGCGCTGGTGTGCCTGCTCGACCGGGAGCGGGCCGGCGTCCCGGCGAGCCCGACCTGGCTGGCCGGTCAGCTGCGGGTCACCACTGCCTCGGTCACCGCGCTGCTCGACCGGTTGGAGCGGGCCGGGCACGTGCGTCGCGTCCCGCGCAGCGACGACCGTCGGCGGGTCGACGTCCTCGTGCAGGACTCGGCCAAGGAGCTGGGCTGGGCCTTCTTCGGGCCGCTCGTCAACGCCACGGCGGCCGTCCTCGACCGTCGTAGCGCGGCCGAGCGGGCGGTGATCGACGCCTTCCTGGACGACATGGTCGCCGCCGTGGACGCCGCGGCGGGGGAGCGCTGA
- a CDS encoding maleylpyruvate isomerase family mycothiol-dependent enzyme, translating to MELDDYLPVLQKANARFADVAAEAVLARGWETPVPGCPGWTLADLVWHLAEVQHFWTWVVRTRASDPGAYAEPVRRPDDELLGFGLAQSAELETVLDGADPAERVWTWAPRQDVGFVLRRQAMEAVVHTVDAEQVLGDVRPVPTGVGLDGLDEWLEVMVPGALPEGPPEGAHPVVLHAVDAGVDRVLFPGSRPAPIARLTGTAGDLLLAVWRRVPLEVLTVDGDGFQAAAMIDLVRLE from the coding sequence ATGGAGCTCGACGACTATTTGCCTGTCCTGCAGAAGGCGAACGCGCGCTTCGCCGACGTCGCCGCCGAGGCGGTGCTCGCCCGCGGCTGGGAGACACCGGTGCCCGGCTGTCCCGGATGGACGCTGGCCGACCTGGTCTGGCACCTGGCCGAGGTGCAGCACTTCTGGACCTGGGTGGTGCGCACCCGCGCGAGCGACCCCGGCGCGTACGCCGAGCCGGTCCGGCGTCCGGACGACGAGCTGCTCGGCTTCGGCCTGGCCCAGTCGGCGGAGCTGGAGACGGTGCTGGACGGCGCCGACCCGGCCGAGCGGGTGTGGACCTGGGCGCCCCGGCAGGACGTCGGCTTCGTGCTGCGCCGGCAGGCGATGGAGGCCGTGGTGCACACCGTCGACGCCGAGCAGGTGCTCGGCGACGTCCGCCCGGTCCCGACCGGTGTCGGCCTGGACGGGCTGGACGAGTGGCTGGAGGTGATGGTCCCCGGCGCGCTGCCGGAGGGGCCGCCGGAGGGCGCGCACCCCGTCGTCCTGCACGCCGTGGACGCCGGGGTGGACCGGGTGCTGTTCCCCGGCTCGCGGCCGGCGCCGATCGCCCGGCTCACCGGCACCGCGGGCGACCTGCTGCTCGCCGTCTGGCGGCGGGTACCGCTGGAGGTGCTCACCGTGGACGGCGACGGGTTCCAGGCCGCCGCGATGATCGACCTGGTCCGGCTGGAGTAG
- a CDS encoding histidine phosphatase family protein yields MTTVLLLRHGRTTANAGGVLAGWTPGVQLDETGTGQVRAVGERLAPVPLAAVVSSPLERCRQTAAAVLTGRDLELATDDRLGEARYGDWTGRPLKELVKEPLWKVVQQHPSAAVFPGPEGEGLAQTQARAVAAVREWNARLGPDAVWLACSHGDVIKAVLADALGLHLDQFQRIVVDPASVSVVTYTDTRPFVVRMNDTGGDVAALVPPKKKGRRRRRADSDAVVGGGAGATA; encoded by the coding sequence GTGACCACCGTTCTCCTCCTGCGGCACGGCCGGACGACGGCCAACGCCGGCGGCGTCCTGGCCGGCTGGACCCCGGGCGTGCAGCTCGACGAGACCGGCACCGGCCAGGTGAGGGCGGTGGGGGAGCGGCTCGCGCCGGTGCCGCTGGCCGCCGTCGTGAGCAGCCCGCTGGAGCGCTGCCGGCAGACCGCCGCCGCCGTGCTCACCGGGCGCGACCTGGAGTTGGCCACCGACGACCGGCTCGGCGAGGCCCGCTACGGCGACTGGACCGGCCGCCCGCTCAAGGAGCTGGTCAAGGAGCCGCTGTGGAAGGTCGTGCAGCAGCACCCGTCGGCCGCGGTCTTCCCGGGCCCAGAGGGGGAGGGGCTGGCGCAGACGCAGGCCCGCGCGGTCGCCGCCGTCCGGGAGTGGAACGCCCGCCTGGGTCCGGACGCCGTCTGGCTGGCCTGCAGCCACGGCGACGTCATCAAGGCCGTGCTGGCCGACGCCCTCGGCCTGCACCTGGACCAGTTCCAGCGGATCGTCGTCGACCCCGCCTCGGTATCGGTGGTCACCTACACCGACACCCGCCCGTTCGTGGTGCGCATGAACGACACCGGCGGGGACGTCGCCGCGCTCGTCCCGCCCAAGAAGAAGGGCCGGCGCCGCCGCAGGGCCGACTCCGACGCCGTCGTCGGGGGCGGCGCGGGCGCGACCGCCTGA
- a CDS encoding undecaprenyl-diphosphate phosphatase — translation MSWIEAVVLGLVQGLTEFLPISSSAHLRVVGEAFGWGDPGAAFTAITQIGTEAAVLLYFRRDIGRIISAWVRSLGDRAMRRDPDARMGWLIIAGTLPIGILGLLFQDRIETTFRDLRIVAIALVAFSLVLYWADRVGGKKRELDQLTVGHGIAFGFAQAMALVPGVSRSGGTITMGLFLGYSRAAAARYSFLLAVPAVLASGFFQVYEALTGGVAGEAVAWGPTILATVLAFGVGLVVIAWLLRYLDRGSFTPFVVYRVVLGLLILALVGAGVLAPQ, via the coding sequence ATGAGCTGGATCGAGGCCGTCGTCCTGGGGCTGGTGCAGGGGCTGACGGAGTTCCTGCCCATCTCCTCCAGCGCGCACCTGCGGGTGGTGGGGGAGGCCTTCGGCTGGGGTGACCCGGGTGCGGCGTTCACCGCGATCACCCAGATCGGCACCGAGGCCGCGGTGCTGCTCTACTTCCGCCGCGACATCGGGCGGATCATCAGCGCCTGGGTGCGCTCCCTGGGCGACCGCGCGATGCGCCGCGACCCCGACGCCCGGATGGGCTGGCTGATCATCGCCGGCACGCTGCCGATCGGGATCCTCGGGCTGCTGTTCCAGGACCGCATCGAGACCACCTTCCGCGACCTGCGCATCGTCGCGATCGCACTGGTCGCGTTCTCGCTGGTCCTCTACTGGGCCGACCGCGTGGGCGGCAAGAAGCGGGAGCTGGACCAGCTGACCGTCGGGCACGGCATCGCCTTCGGCTTCGCCCAGGCGATGGCACTGGTGCCCGGGGTCTCGCGCTCCGGCGGCACGATCACCATGGGGCTGTTCCTCGGCTACTCCCGGGCCGCCGCGGCGCGGTACTCCTTCCTGCTCGCCGTCCCCGCCGTGCTGGCCTCGGGCTTCTTCCAGGTCTACGAGGCGCTCACCGGCGGGGTCGCGGGGGAGGCGGTCGCATGGGGGCCGACGATCCTGGCCACGGTACTGGCCTTCGGCGTCGGGCTGGTCGTCATCGCCTGGCTGCTGCGCTACCTCGACCGGGGCAGCTTCACGCCGTTCGTCGTCTACCGCGTGGTGCTGGGCCTGCTGATCCTCGCCCTCGTCGGCGCCGGGGTGCTCGCCCCGCAGTGA
- a CDS encoding HD domain-containing protein encodes MDEGSFRLVDRAARERAEEALAPAATRSTATRGRAVPEAEDALRTAFERDRDRILHAKAFRRLKHKTQVFLNPDGDHFVTRLTHTLQVTQVARSLARALGLNETLAEAIALGHDLGHSPFGHIGEDALEPYVPGGWHHAAQGVRIVEVLEHLNLTWEVRDGIRAHSWKITPPPTSREAECVRYADRIGYLSHDALDAVRAGVLQVRDLPARARAVFGDPGSRMVGAMIDAVVEGSLADGGVVVMAPGPLEAMHELRAFMFQRVYASETAAGQKQLAIDVTRRLVDHHLAHPELIPATYRDTSADPVTQVVDYVSGMTDRYALSTHDRLFDADATARMRPLLR; translated from the coding sequence ATGGACGAGGGGTCCTTCCGCCTGGTCGACCGGGCGGCCCGGGAGCGCGCGGAGGAGGCCCTCGCGCCGGCGGCCACGCGGTCGACGGCGACCCGCGGCCGCGCCGTCCCCGAGGCCGAGGACGCGCTGCGCACCGCCTTCGAGCGGGACCGCGACCGGATCCTGCACGCCAAGGCCTTCCGCCGGCTCAAGCACAAGACGCAGGTCTTCCTCAACCCCGACGGCGACCACTTCGTCACCCGGCTGACCCACACGCTGCAGGTCACCCAGGTCGCCCGCTCGCTGGCCCGGGCGCTCGGCCTCAACGAGACCCTCGCCGAGGCGATCGCGCTCGGCCACGACCTCGGCCACTCGCCGTTCGGCCACATCGGCGAGGACGCGCTGGAGCCCTACGTCCCCGGCGGCTGGCACCACGCCGCGCAGGGGGTGCGGATCGTTGAGGTGCTCGAGCACCTCAACCTCACCTGGGAGGTCCGCGACGGCATCCGCGCGCACAGCTGGAAGATCACCCCGCCGCCGACCAGTCGCGAGGCGGAGTGCGTGCGCTACGCCGACCGGATCGGCTACCTGTCCCACGACGCCCTGGACGCCGTCCGCGCCGGGGTGCTGCAGGTGCGCGACCTCCCGGCCCGCGCCCGCGCCGTCTTCGGCGACCCGGGCAGCCGGATGGTGGGCGCGATGATCGACGCCGTCGTCGAGGGGTCGCTCGCCGACGGGGGAGTGGTGGTCATGGCGCCCGGGCCGCTGGAGGCCATGCACGAGCTGCGGGCGTTCATGTTCCAGCGGGTCTACGCCTCGGAGACCGCGGCCGGGCAGAAGCAGCTGGCCATCGACGTGACCCGCCGGCTCGTCGACCACCACCTGGCCCACCCCGAGCTCATCCCGGCGACCTACCGTGACACTTCGGCCGACCCGGTCACCCAGGTCGTGGACTACGTGTCGGGGATGACCGACCGGTACGCGCTGTCGACGCACGACCGCCTCTTCGACGCCGACGCGACCGCCCGCATGCGCCCGCTGCTGCGCTGA
- a CDS encoding alpha/beta fold hydrolase, with translation MDFTEAYAAAAARWPAGTDALDVPTSWGRTHVLAAGPAGAPPTVLLHGGGATATAWAGVARELSGRVRVLAPDQPGSPGRSTSGRPFRTTADQAAWLTELIEALDVGPVHLVGHSAGGHLALTGALERPGTVFSLALLDPTACFAGFSPRYLLHALPHLVRPTPARVRRFLAWETRGRALDPAWLEVTVRGSTEFDATPIVPTRRPPRARLARLTTPTLVLVAGRSRAHDPSRVARSARTLLPAATVVELPAASHHTIPVLDAAGIAAAVGDHVVRSTPPPR, from the coding sequence ATGGACTTCACCGAGGCCTACGCCGCCGCAGCCGCGCGCTGGCCGGCCGGAACCGACGCGCTCGACGTCCCGACGTCGTGGGGACGCACGCACGTGCTGGCCGCAGGACCGGCCGGGGCGCCCCCCACGGTCCTGCTGCACGGCGGCGGCGCGACGGCGACGGCCTGGGCGGGCGTGGCCCGCGAGCTGTCCGGACGGGTCCGGGTGCTCGCCCCGGACCAGCCCGGCAGCCCGGGCCGCAGCACCAGCGGCCGCCCCTTCCGGACGACGGCCGACCAGGCCGCGTGGCTGACCGAGCTGATCGAGGCGCTCGACGTCGGGCCCGTGCACCTGGTGGGCCACTCCGCCGGCGGGCACCTGGCGCTCACCGGCGCTCTCGAGCGTCCCGGGACGGTCTTCTCCCTCGCGCTCCTCGACCCGACGGCGTGCTTTGCCGGCTTCAGCCCGCGCTACCTGCTGCACGCCCTGCCGCACCTGGTGCGCCCCACGCCGGCCCGCGTGCGGCGGTTCCTGGCCTGGGAGACCCGGGGACGCGCGCTCGATCCGGCCTGGCTGGAGGTCACCGTCCGGGGTTCGACCGAGTTCGACGCCACGCCGATCGTCCCGACGCGCCGCCCGCCCCGGGCCCGGCTGGCCCGGCTGACCACGCCAACGCTGGTGCTCGTCGCCGGCCGCAGCCGGGCACACGACCCGTCCCGGGTGGCGCGGAGCGCGCGGACCCTGCTGCCGGCGGCCACCGTCGTCGAGCTGCCGGCGGCCAGCCACCACACGATCCCCGTCCTCGACGCCGCGGGGATCGCCGCGGCCGTCGGCGACCACGTCGTCCGCAGCACGCCACCTCCTCGTTGA